The window AACTTTAGAGATCACTTTATACAGTGTGGTGCAACATGAAATAGGCCTATATTCTTTGATGCTGGTAGGATTTCTAACTTTAGGGATCAAGGTGATTGAGGTACAGTTGATAGGCTTAAACATATGTGTTGTATCAAAGAAATTCAGTACAACCTGTGTTAGCTCCTCACCTATGATTTGccatgaatttttgaaaaatactgcATTGAGTCCATCATACCCTGGAGCCTTCAGATCATTGATGTCTTTTAAAGCTTGCCATATCGCTTGTCTGGTCACTGGTTGGATCAGTTTAACTTGTTGGTCTCTATTTAGCACTGTCCCTCTCTTCATTACATTTGGATTAATAgctggaattgcagaagcactaGACCCTAGCAGTTGTTTATAATAGCCAAGTATTTCTGCCTTTATGTCCTCTTCCATATGTAGCTGCACCCCCAGTTTATTTGCGAGAGCATGAATACCATTCAAATTGTTCTTGTTCTTCATTTGAGCAAAGAAGTATGCAGAATTAGTGTCTCCCAGTTTCAACCACTGAACTCTTGAccatttcctatatatattttCCTCTATCAGTATCCATTTCTCTAGTTTACTCTTTAGTTCCTTTTCCTCCTCAATTAATTCTGTGTTCAGCACTCTACAACTCATCTTCTCCTGAACTTCCTGCAGCTCCCTTCTAGTTTCTTTGATTCTGTCATCAACACCTTTATAGTGTTGAGTGTTAAGCCCTTTGATTGCTTGCCTAACTCTTCTTAGTTTATTCCACACTCCCTGTATCTTTCCATCTGTTCCAGTTGTGTTTCATGCTTGATCAACTTCTTGCATAAATTGAGGATGCTCAGCAATGCAATTGAAAAATCTGAATGGGCTAGTTTTCTTCCTCTGCATTTGTGAGATCATAAGCTTAAGTGGGGAGTGATCAGAGACAGATGGTTCTAAGACTTGTATCCTCAAGCTAGGCATTGTCATCATCCAGTTAGAGTTCACCAGTCCTCTATCTATTCTACTATTTGTATGATTGTTTGTCCATGTGTAGTCCTTTCCCACAGTATGCAGTTCATTTATTCCTGTGTCATTCATGAATTCTCTAAAGTTCTTTGTTTCCATATCATGTATCATAGTACCATGCTGCCTATCTTGACTATTTAAGACTGCATTGAAGTCTCCCATTGCTAGCCATAGTCCTTGCTGCAAACTGTGTATCTGTCTCAACTTCTGCCACATTTTCAATCTATCTTTTATAGTATGCAAACCATATATTGCTGTGAATCCAAATGCTAGCAACTCTGAATGTGTTCTGATCTGCCCATGTATGATTTGTTCATCTATCTCAGTTGGCTCAAAAACAAAAATCTTGGATCCCATATTACTCAAATTCTATTGTTGTTGCTGAAGTTTGATATCCACTGCCAACCAGGAGCAATTTTCTTGATTATGCAGCTAGCTTTCTGTTCCTTTATTCTGTGCTCAACTAAGGCTATCACTGCCTTTTTATTATGCTTTATGAACTCCTTTATCTCTTTTTGCTTATAAGCTTTATTTAACCCCCTAACATTCCATATAGCCACACTCATACTGGCATAAATTGAGTGTCCTGGTACAACTCCTGCACCACATAGCTTCTCATCTGCATACTGCTTGTTCCTggttcatttattgcttgatcaTTTCCTAAAGATTGAAAGTCATTACTTCCAGCTACAGTCTGTTCTTCAACTTGCTTTGATTTGGCCATTCTAGCTGATGATTTACCACTGACTATTATCTACCCAGCTTCTTCAGGTTGCTTAACAATTGCAACCTGTATTGGCCTATTCTCTGGTGGTTTTATTGTTTCAGGTTTCTTTGTTTTCTCCTTCTCCTACTTATTGTCCTTGGAACTATCTCTGTCAGTCCTCTGCCAAACTTGCTTGCCTTTGTTTACTCTCCCTTGGTATGCCATCTTCTATGGTTGTTGAATTctgttttcattgtaattatgcCCTATCTTCAGACATTTGTTGCAATAAGTTGGTTCCTAATTATATCTAATCTCTTATTCAATTGTTTTGCCCATTGGATCCTGCATCTTCAATCTTCTTGGCAGGGGTTTGGTGATGTCCATCTCAATTAAGATTCTCGCATAAGAAATTCTGACTGAACCAGTTGTACAATCATTAGCATACACTGGATTTCCCAATGCACTCCCTATCTTACTTAATGCCTTCATACTCCAGCAATTGAGTGGAAGATTTGGAAACCTTACCCACAAAGGAATGGTTCTTAATACTTTATCATGCAGATTGGAATCTGGTGTCCATGCTTTCATTACTATGGGTCGATTATTGACAGTATGAGGCCCAGTAAACAACACTTGGTTCCTTTCTTCCAAATTAGAAAATCTAATCACAAAATAATCTTCATTATGATAATAGATCTGAGGTTTAGTTGAGATTTACCTACTGAATTTATGAATCATTCCATTGCTCCTATTGTAGGTGAATCTTCGATTACATACAGCACTATTGCTGAGCTCCATTTTGCATTTTCTTGTTCAACATCCTCAAGATCTAGTTTCACAATTTTCTCCCCATCTTGAATCATCGGTGGGATATATTGAAGATTCATCCCTCCCATTGCCAATTTATTCCCTGTTACCACATTAACCCAAGATTGATTTCCTTTTACCTTCTTAATTTGCTCAGTACCTTTGGGAATTTCTACAGTGTCAGATTTGCATGGCATTGTTTCATTGCTATTTGGCATCTTCAACTGtgactgaacttttccactcccAGGTCCACATCCTATACCACTAGCAGCTACAGGTGTAGCTATCACTGCTTTCTTCTTGGCATTTTTAGGTGCTGGATCTAATTCCATCTTACTCTGCTCATTTTGCATGCTCCTCGGAGAGACAGTCGCATTTGGTTCTTCAATTCTCACCCCTTTTGGTGAGACAAACAGCGCCATTACTGCATTCCGTGCATCTGTTGATCTCTGGTCAGTGACCGAAATCTTCATAAGGTTCCGCTTGGGCCGTCCTCTCCCCCCCATGGCTTCCAACTGCGTACGTTAGCAGGTCCACGTTAACGTGCGCCGAGAGAAAACATTATAATCAATATATATTGGCTAAAGAAAATAAATAGTGAAACTATCGGTTATTTAAGTAAAGATCCCAAATTAAAACCTCTCCAAAGGTAAGTTGATCCGACAAATTTGCAACTTGGAGGATTAAATTGTACCATATGGCCGTTTTTGAGGTCATGCTTTAAATTTTGTCCCCTGTTAGAGTAGTGAGCGAGACTATGCCTTTGAAActctatatactatattaaaaacacgaaaaCTCTTAACAAAATATCGTTTGccctttttactctttaaaaataaattttatactaaacaaaataattattttaattatttttctcatatttcaaaataattatttaattactttactaatatttaggattttaaaattaactaaattttgtgtattaatattttattatttaagtatAAAGTATCTATAATTCAATCAATTATTCTCTTGGACTAATTTTTCACAATAAGTCAAACCATATTAACGTGTATACAACCTAAAAACAATACTATTATAACTTAAAGTGGCTTAGTCTAGAACAAACACaggaaatatattaaaaatagattcggatccagaatttgaagtttatggggtTTTTACAGTAATTACAAGTTAATATACAATAACAACCGGGTTCacaattatatatttataaatatttagtgaatttcttatatatatatatatatatatatatatatatatatatatatatatatatatatatatatatatatatatatataaaaaaatctgCTCAAAAACTACTGGGTTCGACTGAACCCAGGAATTTACACTCTATTTTATAATTCAAACACGGctattaatataatatttatgtgatattaaaaaaattatatttattgaaATGGGTACATGCTCAATGTGCGTATTCAAAGACTAATAATTTAAAATACACAGAGAAATTTATCCAACAGCTATCGGAGGATAGAATTTAAAAATGGCCAAAAAGGTCATTTGTGCAAATGCCCATTTAGGCTATGTCCAATTTGACCTGCCAAAAAGTTATCTAAACCAATCCGTTAAATATTGGACGGCTTAAGTGGGCTACTCTTTATTGGTTAAGTTTGATACCCATTCTATTAAGTAAAAAATGTGCTGGATGGACGTTTTTAGGACTACCgtttaaagtttgaccatgttaaCAAAAATCGTGGGAAAATAGCGTCCAGTTTAAAATACGCTCATCAGAATTTTGGAAAGCGAAAATTTTGAAGCTCCGGTTATTCAACCACAGTGCTGGAAAATTATGGCGATCGATAATGATTTGTGGAAAAATCGTGACGATCACCATATTGTTTCAGCATTGTGGCTGAAATGACTGGCATGATTTGTGGAAAAATCATGATGATCACAAGATTTTGTTAGCATTATGACTGTAAATTCTGGTGATTGTTAAGATTTTAACATAAATCTTGACAATCACATAACTTTCTGAAATTTTTGGCGAGCATTCTTTAAAATTTGGTACgtgctatttttttttattatttttgttatcgGGATCAAAAAATTAATAGTAGCAAAAAGTATACAACCACTATTAATTTTAATTAAGTAGGTCTATTGTTTGAATCCACCATAAGAAAATGTTGAGTAGGTACATTTTTTTACAAGttatacagcttatatatataagaCCAATTCATAAGGAGGAGAGAATGTCAAAAGAAAGTTATGGTGAACCTTGTACAAGTTATGAAAGATACTATAATGTTATATCTAAGACTTAAACTTGTGaactaaaataatttttgtagTCACCAGTTACAACTCTAAAATCTTTTTGTAGTCACCGGTATTACTCTAAAATTTTCCTTATGTCAAGAGATTCAACAGTTTATACATAATCAACAAGTTCAATTTTGTTCTATTAGCACGGTAAAATTTTCTGGTATAAAGGAGATTCAGTTTAACTCCTAGTTCTGCAAAACTTATTAAACTCCACTCAACTCTATATATAATTCAGAAAACTTTATTTTAAGcatataataatttatatttatatctatctatattattataaaagcatgaataatatgtcggtttacaaaaataaccttataatattaagcataataactcacaataaaagaacataaccggaattctagatattagcattataatcctattagttttaggacatataCCACAcattaggaatcctacatgataaCCTTTAGGAgttctattagtataattactttcgggcaTAAACATATAATATTACATGTTAGCATGCTAACATAATACCTTTAGGAACACGTTGGgttttttttttagtataatCACTTTCGGGATAGAGACATATTTTTAGtgatgtaatcctattacttttaggatatactttttaaaaaattttattactaatttaatttaaaaatgtattataatgtcctattactaatttaatttgagaatgtattatattgttcaaatccatttagaaaacgGAAAGCCTATATtgttataaaagtatgaatacaatATTGATAGACCGAAATAGTCCTAAAACATTAAACAAAAGAACTCATTGGGAAATATCATAACTGTAAAAACCTATTTCttggactacaataccttctatgtttatttttttaatatttaagattttaacattaataaaattttgtctactaaattcttattaaaaatatgtaggaaggtttgataaaatcaatttcataaaaatcctCTATAgtggcaatacattaccactccataatgtccaataccaagAAAAAGTAACAGTAATGTTAAATGAAATTCATAAAGCGTTGAAATTGAGAGAAGAAATAtccccacgataatatatttttatatctatatttgaattattttcctactcaaataaaaaatatttatcaattttTCGTTTAATATTGAAAATATACCCAATTATTACACAAAAactaagaaaatgaaaatatgtgagaaagagaaagaaatatgcctggtaagagtcaataccgaTAATGATTCTGCGAGCATAAAGATCTAAAATTAAAATGTCACATTGATCTTTTtattctttgaaaataaaatctacagtggataaaattataattaagattgaatattcaaaacaagagatgaactaatattaagatatgaatcaacataaaataaattattttttatgttaaaaccaaataattaaatttttaattaattattttacaagagaatccaattcaattatattttattatcaaatgagtaaaattattaattttcaaGCTAAGaaaaatcttagggtacataaatttattccataaaaagagcgatagatattaaaaaaattagaacacaaagtaaaaaaagTTAGTATAGTattaaaaatcaaaatgtcatacaagtgtttgaggaaacataatcaaagctaaatcctgaaCAAGAATAAGCTTTCAAGATTCTATTATAAAGAGTCGATTCTGGTATAGCGAGATTATGCTTTGTAGATGCATCAgacggaatcgaaataatatttttatcatgCATGACTTGCAAATGTCAGATCAAGAAGCATGATATTGTTAGCAATAATAACAAGTGGTGTACCGGCAATAATTTTGTTATGAGGCCactcactttagatttgatatacatcttcaaacaactgaaataaccatcataaatatatcaaagtagagcaataatgctaaatttataaggaaatcaaaattgataatatgggatgaagcgtTATGGCTtagtgtcaaacgatcgaaataatttTCCAGAGTTCTAAAGATATATTAGATTTCAATGTTAATGGTTTGGGAGatgatttctgtcaagtactaccagtagttccaaaaaCGACGAAAGTagagactgtaaaagctagcttgccaaaattataATTATGGcttcaaatgaaaaagattcaactgataagaaatataaagtaagaacagctCCAATATTCAATGACTTCTTTATTCGTGTCGGAAATGAAAAAGAGTATCCAATAAAGATGCTTTGGTTTTTCTAAAATATTTGGTTACCAACGGAAATAGTAGTGCCttttataaaagaaatatttctatcattagattaaaatacAATTTGCAAATTGCATGATAGAAATTT is drawn from Nicotiana tabacum cultivar K326 chromosome 9, ASM71507v2, whole genome shotgun sequence and contains these coding sequences:
- the LOC142163819 gene encoding uncharacterized protein LOC142163819; its protein translation is MGSKIFVFEPTEIDEQIIHGQIRTHSELLAFGFTAIYGLHTIKDRLKMWQKLRQIHSLQQGLWLAMGDFNAVLNSQDRQHGTMIHDMETKNFREFMNDTGINELHTVGKDYTWTNNHTNSRIDRGLVNSNWMMTMPSLRIQVLEPSVSDHSPLKLMISQMQRKKTSPFRFFNCIAEHPQFMQEVDQA